In a genomic window of [Empedobacter] haloabium:
- a CDS encoding CusA/CzcA family heavy metal efflux RND transporter, protein MFERIIRFAIEHRWLVMLAVFAMAAIGVYSYQKLPIDAVPDITNVQVQINTSAPGYSPLEVEQRVTFPIETVMAGLPHLEQTRSLSRYGLSQVTVIFEDGTDIYFARQLVNQRIQEARENLPSGVTPMMGPISTGLGEIYLWTVESEPGAKKPDGTQYTPTDLREVQDWIIKPQLRQVRGVTEINSIGGFAKEYHITPDPGKLSSYGLTLQQVVAAVERNNGNVGAGYIEQRGEQFLIRAPGQVRTLDDIRNTILTNVTGVPIRVRDVASVDLGAELRTGAATENGREVVLGTVFMLIGENSRTVAQAVAEKMVAVNRTLPKGIHAVPVYDRTVLVDKAIATVKKNLLEGAVLVIAILFLFLGNFRAALITAMVIPLAMLFTFTGMVTYRVSANLMSLGALDFGIIIDGAVVIVENCVRRLAHAQEHHRRNLTLQERFHEVFAAARESRRPLLFGQLIIMVVYLPIFALSGVEGKMFHPMAFAVVAALLGAMILSVTFIPAAVALFIGKRVAEKENRLMGWARRAYEPMLEKVLRNTALVITSAVVLICLCGLLASKLGSEFVPSLNEGDIALQSLRIPATSLTQSLDMQKRIESGLKAKFPEIDRVFARTGTAEIASDPMPQNISDGYVMFKPESAWPAPRKTRAELVEAIQKEAGRYAGNAYEFSQPIQLRFNELISGVRSDVAVKLYGDDMDVLAATGQRIAEVLQRVPGAVEVKVEQTGGLPMLTVQIDREKTARYGLNIADVQETLAIATGGKEAGTMFEGDRRFDIVVRLPEQRRTDLDTLRRLPISLPVASPSAAQSFIPLGEVATLTFAPGPNQISRENGKRRIVISANVRGRDIGSFVPEAEQTIQKSVVIPAGYWMSWGGTFEQLQSATQRLQVVVPLALFLVFTLLFVMFNNVKDGLLVFTGIPFALTGGVIALALRDIPMSISAAVGFIALSGVAVLNGLVMISFIRSLREEGMPLERAIREGALTRLRPVLMTALVASLGFVPMALATGTGAEVQRPLATVVIGGILSSTALTLLVLPLLYRLMHRNDGDEPAVQEPVRVPA, encoded by the coding sequence ATGTTTGAGCGCATTATTCGTTTCGCCATCGAGCACCGCTGGCTGGTCATGCTGGCCGTGTTCGCGATGGCGGCCATCGGCGTGTACAGCTATCAGAAGCTGCCCATCGATGCCGTCCCGGACATTACCAACGTCCAGGTCCAGATCAACACCTCGGCACCGGGCTACTCGCCACTCGAAGTTGAGCAGCGGGTGACCTTCCCGATCGAGACCGTGATGGCCGGCCTGCCGCATCTGGAGCAGACGCGCTCGCTGTCGCGGTACGGCCTGTCGCAGGTCACCGTGATTTTCGAGGACGGTACCGACATCTACTTCGCGCGCCAGCTCGTCAACCAGCGCATCCAGGAAGCGCGCGAAAACCTGCCGTCCGGCGTCACACCGATGATGGGCCCCATTTCCACGGGGCTGGGAGAGATCTACCTGTGGACCGTTGAAAGCGAACCTGGCGCGAAGAAGCCCGACGGCACGCAGTACACCCCCACCGATTTGCGCGAGGTGCAGGACTGGATCATCAAACCCCAGCTGCGCCAGGTCCGTGGCGTCACCGAAATCAACTCGATCGGCGGGTTCGCCAAGGAGTATCACATCACGCCCGACCCGGGCAAGCTCAGTTCGTATGGCCTGACGCTGCAACAGGTCGTCGCAGCCGTCGAGCGCAACAACGGCAATGTCGGCGCCGGCTACATCGAGCAGCGCGGGGAGCAGTTCCTGATCCGCGCTCCCGGCCAGGTCAGGACACTGGACGATATCCGCAACACGATCCTGACGAACGTGACGGGGGTTCCCATCCGTGTCCGCGACGTGGCCAGCGTCGATCTGGGCGCCGAGCTGCGTACCGGCGCGGCGACCGAGAACGGCCGCGAAGTGGTGCTCGGTACCGTATTCATGCTGATCGGTGAAAACAGCCGCACCGTCGCCCAGGCCGTGGCCGAGAAGATGGTGGCCGTCAACCGAACGCTGCCCAAAGGGATTCACGCCGTGCCGGTGTATGACCGGACGGTGCTTGTCGACAAGGCCATCGCCACGGTCAAGAAGAACCTGCTGGAAGGCGCGGTGCTCGTCATCGCCATCCTGTTCCTCTTCCTCGGCAATTTCCGCGCGGCGCTCATCACCGCCATGGTGATTCCGCTGGCGATGCTGTTTACCTTCACGGGAATGGTCACCTATCGGGTCAGTGCCAACCTGATGAGCCTGGGCGCGCTCGACTTCGGCATCATCATCGACGGCGCTGTCGTCATTGTCGAGAACTGCGTGCGCCGGCTGGCCCACGCCCAAGAGCATCACCGTCGCAACCTGACACTGCAGGAGCGCTTCCACGAGGTGTTTGCGGCGGCGCGCGAGTCCCGGCGGCCGCTGCTGTTCGGCCAGTTGATCATCATGGTCGTGTACCTGCCGATCTTCGCGCTGTCCGGCGTCGAGGGGAAGATGTTCCATCCGATGGCGTTTGCCGTCGTTGCCGCCCTGCTTGGGGCGATGATCCTGTCTGTGACGTTCATTCCCGCGGCGGTGGCACTGTTCATCGGCAAGCGGGTGGCGGAAAAAGAAAATCGCTTGATGGGCTGGGCACGCCGCGCGTACGAGCCGATGCTTGAAAAGGTGCTCCGCAATACCGCGCTTGTCATTACCAGCGCCGTGGTGCTGATATGCCTGTGCGGCTTGCTGGCGTCAAAGCTGGGGAGCGAATTCGTGCCCAGCCTTAACGAAGGCGATATCGCGCTGCAGTCACTGCGCATACCGGCGACGAGCCTGACGCAATCGCTCGACATGCAAAAGCGCATCGAAAGCGGCCTGAAGGCGAAGTTCCCGGAAATCGATCGCGTCTTCGCCCGCACCGGTACAGCGGAAATCGCTTCCGATCCGATGCCGCAAAATATCTCGGACGGTTACGTGATGTTCAAGCCCGAGAGCGCCTGGCCTGCGCCGAGAAAGACGCGTGCGGAACTGGTCGAGGCGATCCAGAAGGAAGCGGGGCGGTATGCAGGCAATGCGTACGAATTCTCGCAACCGATCCAGCTGCGATTCAATGAACTGATCTCCGGTGTGCGCAGCGATGTCGCCGTCAAGTTGTACGGTGACGACATGGATGTGCTTGCCGCGACGGGGCAACGCATTGCCGAGGTACTGCAACGCGTGCCCGGCGCCGTCGAGGTAAAAGTCGAACAAACGGGCGGCCTGCCGATGTTGACGGTGCAGATCGATCGCGAGAAGACCGCGCGGTACGGCCTCAACATCGCCGATGTGCAGGAGACGCTGGCCATCGCAACCGGCGGCAAGGAGGCTGGCACGATGTTCGAGGGTGACCGGCGATTCGACATCGTGGTACGCCTGCCGGAACAGCGGCGCACGGATCTCGACACGCTGCGGCGCCTGCCGATCTCGTTGCCTGTCGCGTCGCCTTCGGCCGCCCAGTCCTTTATCCCGCTCGGCGAAGTGGCAACCCTGACGTTCGCGCCCGGGCCCAATCAGATCAGCAGGGAAAACGGCAAGCGGCGCATCGTTATCAGCGCCAATGTCCGTGGCCGCGATATCGGCAGCTTCGTGCCGGAGGCCGAACAGACAATCCAGAAGAGTGTGGTCATCCCGGCAGGCTACTGGATGAGCTGGGGCGGTACGTTCGAGCAGCTTCAGTCCGCGACGCAGAGGCTGCAGGTTGTCGTCCCGCTCGCGCTTTTCCTCGTGTTTACGCTGCTGTTCGTCATGTTTAACAACGTCAAGGACGGCTTGCTCGTGTTCACCGGCATTCCCTTTGCGTTGACCGGCGGCGTGATTGCCCTGGCCCTGCGCGATATCCCGATGTCGATATCGGCTGCAGTCGGGTTCATCGCGCTGTCCGGGGTCGCTGTCCTCAACGGCCTGGTAATGATTTCCTTCATCCGCTCGTTGCGCGAAGAAGGAATGCCGCTGGAACGGGCCATCCGGGAAGGAGCACTGACGCGGTTGCGTCCCGTCCTGATGACGGCCCTGGTCGCCTCGCTGGGCTTCGTTCCGATGGCGTTGGCAACGGGCACGGGCGCAGAGGTGCAGCGGCCGCTGGCCACTGTCGTCATCGGTGGCATCTTGTCATCGACCGCCTTGACACTGCTGGTGTTGCCGCTGCTGTATCGCTTGATGCACCGCAACGACGGTGACGAACCTGCCGTGCAGGAGCCAGTTCGTGTGCCCGCGTGA
- a CDS encoding cation diffusion facilitator family transporter → MGSGHSHAVNVGQNERPLWIALGLTTAFLVAEIVGGILTNSLALISDAAHMFTDTAALAISLAAIRIGKRPADKQRTFGYYRFEILAAAFNAILLFLVALYILYEAYQRLQHPPEIASGMMLGIAVFGLVVNLISMRLLAGGQEQSLNVKGAYLEVWSDMLGSIGVIIGALVIRYTGWTWVDSVIAVGIGLWVLPRTWTLLKASMNVLLEGVPEGIGLAEVESAILAVPGVASAHDLHVWAITSGKSSLTVHVVSGQPPSAWPALLHAVRSTVAKRFDIHHSTIQIEDVPCEQAQEEHSFGGHDHDH, encoded by the coding sequence ATGGGTTCTGGACATTCGCATGCAGTCAATGTAGGGCAGAACGAGCGGCCACTGTGGATCGCGTTGGGATTGACGACCGCATTTCTGGTTGCGGAAATAGTCGGCGGGATCCTGACGAACAGTCTCGCCCTGATATCGGATGCGGCGCACATGTTTACCGACACCGCGGCATTGGCCATTTCGCTGGCCGCCATCCGCATCGGCAAGCGGCCCGCCGACAAGCAGCGCACGTTTGGTTACTACCGCTTCGAGATCCTGGCGGCCGCGTTCAACGCGATCCTGCTGTTCCTGGTGGCGCTCTATATCTTGTACGAGGCCTATCAGCGCCTGCAGCATCCGCCTGAAATTGCCTCAGGCATGATGCTCGGCATCGCGGTGTTCGGCCTGGTCGTCAATCTGATCAGCATGCGGCTGCTTGCGGGCGGGCAGGAACAGAGCCTCAACGTAAAGGGCGCCTATCTTGAAGTGTGGAGCGACATGCTCGGTTCGATCGGCGTCATCATCGGCGCCCTCGTGATCCGATACACGGGGTGGACCTGGGTTGACTCGGTCATCGCCGTGGGAATTGGCCTCTGGGTTCTGCCGCGGACCTGGACGTTGCTCAAGGCCAGCATGAATGTCCTGCTCGAAGGTGTGCCCGAAGGGATCGGGCTGGCCGAGGTCGAATCGGCAATTCTCGCGGTTCCAGGTGTCGCGTCGGCGCACGATCTCCACGTATGGGCCATCACGAGCGGCAAGTCGAGCCTGACAGTGCACGTCGTTAGCGGTCAGCCACCGTCGGCCTGGCCAGCCTTGTTGCATGCGGTCAGGTCGACAGTCGCCAAGCGATTCGACATCCATCACAGCACCATCCAGATCGAGGATGTGCCGTGTGAGCAGGCGCAGGAAGAGCACTCGTTTGGTGGACATGACCACGATCATTGA
- a CDS encoding four-helix bundle copper-binding protein, whose product MTTIEQSNLQACIEACEEAIHACQECAAADIREGDGDCALINLDCADICSATMNALARGSVHHGDFCRLCAHICRACAAECAKHAEHHAHCARCQQACEKCAAECAKHAGEAHI is encoded by the coding sequence ATGACAACAATTGAACAAAGCAACCTGCAGGCCTGCATCGAGGCCTGTGAAGAGGCGATCCACGCATGTCAGGAATGCGCCGCGGCCGATATTCGTGAAGGCGACGGCGACTGTGCGCTCATCAATCTGGACTGCGCCGATATCTGTTCCGCCACAATGAATGCGCTGGCGCGCGGGTCGGTGCACCATGGCGATTTCTGCCGCTTGTGCGCCCATATCTGTCGCGCATGCGCGGCAGAATGTGCTAAGCATGCCGAGCACCACGCGCACTGTGCCCGCTGTCAGCAGGCCTGTGAGAAGTGCGCCGCTGAATGCGCCAAACACGCTGGCGAGGCGCATATCTAA